The Algoriphagus sp. TR-M9 genome has a window encoding:
- a CDS encoding universal stress protein, translating to MQDTFTILCPTDFSECSLNAIEFATRLGEKYNAELILFHVLNREDYEKLSPNDTTGKNQLEFVTEKLSNLKKAVSKEALDKGLKSCLISIKQGNVVKETLNYAAEISADLIIVGTEGVNDFRENIIGSRASNIVEKSAQDVLVVPRKVYFKSPRKLVYASDYMEEDKLAIQKVVEVARFFDSEIDVIHASSTHKALDKSLHMTMVDEIKPFIKYEKVNFVLKSFRDDLALGLENYLQTAKGDILVTLSEKKSFFDQIFSKNLSKKMAYFINKPLWVIKSF from the coding sequence ATGCAGGATACTTTTACCATATTATGCCCCACAGACTTTTCAGAGTGCTCTTTGAATGCTATTGAATTTGCGACTCGATTGGGAGAAAAATACAATGCTGAGTTGATCCTTTTTCATGTGCTAAACCGGGAGGATTATGAAAAACTTTCCCCTAATGATACTACTGGTAAAAATCAGTTGGAGTTTGTCACAGAAAAACTGAGTAATCTGAAAAAAGCAGTTTCCAAGGAAGCTCTGGATAAAGGCTTAAAAAGCTGCCTGATATCCATCAAACAGGGAAATGTGGTCAAGGAGACGCTTAATTATGCCGCTGAAATCAGTGCAGATTTGATCATAGTAGGGACAGAGGGCGTCAATGATTTCAGAGAAAACATCATAGGGTCCAGAGCCAGCAATATCGTAGAAAAGTCTGCTCAAGATGTCCTGGTGGTGCCCAGAAAAGTTTATTTCAAGTCGCCCAGAAAGCTGGTGTATGCTTCAGATTACATGGAAGAGGATAAACTGGCCATTCAGAAAGTGGTGGAAGTCGCACGCTTTTTCGATTCTGAAATTGACGTCATACATGCCAGTTCCACGCACAAGGCTCTGGATAAATCCCTGCATATGACCATGGTGGACGAGATTAAGCCGTTTATAAAGTACGAAAAAGTGAATTTTGTACTAAAATCTTTTCGGGACGACTTAGCGTTAGGTTTAGAGAATTACCTGCAGACGGCAAAGGGAGATATTTTAGTGACACTCAGCGAGAAAAAATCATTCTTTGATCAGATTTTCTCGAAAAACTTATCTAAAAAAATGGCTTATTTCATCAATAAGCCACTTTGGGTAATCAAGTCTTTCTAA
- a CDS encoding MotA/TolQ/ExbB proton channel family protein, whose product MILLQTLSTDSLSAADSLAMGASEESIGLLDLLIKGGYMMVPLYLLFILAIFIFFERLITLKKASTNSAPLMDQVKVLVQSGQTEKAKILCAGANTPVANMIAKGVERIGSPLKNIEVSIENVGKIEIYKLEKNLNLLATVSGAAPMIGFLGTVAGMIQAFIAIAQEEGMVSPKLLSEGIYEAMITTAAGLVVGIVAYLGYNYLVSQVSKLVHNMEYSSIEFIDLLQDK is encoded by the coding sequence ATGATTTTACTTCAAACGCTCTCTACAGATTCACTATCTGCAGCAGACAGCCTGGCGATGGGTGCCTCAGAGGAAAGTATAGGTTTGCTGGATCTTCTGATCAAAGGCGGATACATGATGGTTCCGCTATACCTTTTATTCATTCTGGCTATTTTCATTTTCTTCGAAAGGCTAATCACCCTGAAAAAAGCATCTACCAATTCAGCGCCATTAATGGATCAGGTGAAGGTTTTGGTACAAAGCGGCCAAACCGAAAAAGCTAAAATCCTATGTGCAGGCGCCAATACTCCGGTGGCCAATATGATTGCCAAAGGAGTGGAGCGTATAGGTTCTCCGCTGAAAAACATAGAGGTTTCCATAGAGAATGTGGGGAAAATCGAAATTTACAAACTGGAAAAGAACTTGAATTTGCTTGCGACTGTTTCAGGTGCAGCTCCTATGATAGGGTTCCTGGGAACAGTAGCGGGGATGATTCAAGCTTTCATTGCCATAGCGCAGGAAGAGGGTATGGTCTCGCCAAAGTTACTTTCTGAAGGAATCTACGAAGCCATGATTACCACAGCTGCAGGCTTGGTGGTGGGTATTGTAGCTTACCTAGGTTACAATTACCTGGTATCTCAGGTGTCCAAATTGGTGCACAATATGGAGTATTCATCCATAGAATTTATTGATTTGCTACAAGACAAATAA
- a CDS encoding TonB-dependent receptor: MKKLAKTILFTGIIGLSSGAVLAQTQQRGEITDQEFVIRKDRVLTVPVQPRLYQKLPTLPQPTGLQDFRYLVSQYPLNLKPMELEAEPSQKVYTPDRLDLYPGYVRAGYGNFESPLIEARYMGTEVADFNYALQFNHQSFGKGPVLGEESKESHTDFGGDLSYFAEFFEVFGGLAWKQDSYQFYGEDPNSLLDENDQFVGFGSNVQTTIEAKAGIRELEKVGPFSYEGQLSFRNFKDSYMARENQLGVEASGTFRPVEDWKGNVALAYFTTDPEDVTYSLNRTYFAVRPSVSYQYEAFNFTAGLNLVSENDSIQDKSSDFHIFPNLKASYQFAEEFGFYGEFSGDVQRNTYYSFVQENPYLGPSDQLLNTINNYKIAGGIEGQFQESVSYRAGVDVSRYNQLYFFVNNYTNNPLTSDSAHFSLVYDEKSTVFNINAKVGFQFSDIYTMTSRLDLYQYDLSTQAEAWNRPIWEVRVNNQFTPIPRLLVQANLNLMGGIKARGYDLSDTVGDTGPFQVVKMKTLADLQLKADYGITDRFSVFAEGNNIFNARNARWLNYPVRGIQLIGGAAFKF; the protein is encoded by the coding sequence ATGAAAAAGCTAGCGAAAACTATTCTTTTTACAGGCATCATTGGTTTGAGTTCAGGCGCAGTACTTGCACAAACCCAGCAAAGAGGGGAAATCACTGATCAGGAATTTGTCATCCGTAAAGACCGGGTATTGACGGTACCCGTCCAGCCTAGATTGTATCAAAAACTTCCTACCCTTCCTCAGCCTACGGGTTTACAGGATTTTAGGTATTTGGTATCTCAATATCCGCTAAATCTCAAGCCTATGGAGCTGGAGGCAGAACCTTCGCAAAAGGTTTATACCCCAGATCGATTAGATCTATATCCGGGCTATGTCAGGGCTGGATATGGCAATTTCGAATCTCCGCTGATAGAAGCCCGGTATATGGGGACGGAAGTGGCAGACTTTAACTATGCACTGCAGTTCAACCACCAGAGTTTTGGTAAAGGGCCTGTGTTGGGAGAGGAGTCTAAGGAATCCCATACCGATTTTGGTGGGGATTTAAGTTATTTCGCCGAATTCTTCGAAGTATTTGGCGGCTTGGCTTGGAAGCAGGATAGTTACCAGTTTTATGGAGAAGATCCCAATTCACTTTTGGATGAAAATGATCAGTTTGTGGGTTTTGGGTCCAATGTACAGACAACTATAGAGGCGAAAGCAGGTATCCGGGAATTGGAGAAAGTAGGTCCTTTTTCTTATGAAGGACAATTGAGCTTTAGGAATTTCAAGGATAGCTACATGGCTAGGGAAAATCAACTGGGCGTAGAAGCCAGCGGAACTTTCAGACCAGTGGAAGATTGGAAGGGAAATGTAGCGCTTGCTTATTTTACCACAGATCCGGAGGATGTGACCTATTCACTCAACAGAACTTACTTTGCGGTTCGCCCTTCTGTTTCCTATCAATATGAAGCATTCAACTTTACTGCGGGGCTGAATCTAGTTTCAGAAAATGATTCAATTCAGGATAAATCAAGCGATTTCCACATCTTTCCAAATTTGAAGGCTTCTTATCAGTTTGCTGAGGAGTTTGGTTTCTACGGGGAGTTCTCAGGAGACGTGCAGCGCAATACTTATTATAGTTTTGTACAGGAAAACCCATATTTAGGACCTAGCGATCAGCTGTTGAACACTATTAACAACTATAAAATCGCGGGTGGGATAGAAGGTCAGTTTCAAGAAAGTGTAAGCTATAGAGCGGGTGTGGATGTGAGTAGGTATAACCAGCTTTATTTCTTTGTAAATAACTATACCAATAATCCACTGACCAGTGATTCGGCGCATTTTAGTCTGGTTTATGATGAAAAGTCCACGGTTTTTAATATAAATGCAAAGGTGGGTTTTCAATTCTCGGACATATATACAATGACTAGTAGACTGGATTTGTATCAGTATGATTTAAGTACTCAGGCAGAGGCCTGGAATAGACCCATTTGGGAGGTGCGAGTGAACAATCAGTTTACTCCAATTCCACGCTTGCTGGTCCAGGCCAATTTGAACTTGATGGGAGGGATAAAAGCCAGAGGATATGATTTGAGTGATACTGTAGGAGATACGGGACCTTTTCAAGTGGTGAAGATGAAAACTCTAGCGGATTTGCAGCTTAAGGCTGATTATGGGATTACAGACCGGTTCTCAGTTTTTGCCGAAGGCAATAATATCTTCAATGCACGCAATGCCAGATGGCTGAACTATCCTGTCCGGGGTATTCAATTGATCGGGGGAGCGGCATTTAAATTCTAA
- a CDS encoding energy transducer TonB, protein MQTWNADKIERDSKKKSWIITIVLNLLLLLAFYFIVVWKQPVPPLPTFGLELNLGFTETGSGERNSPNAPSETPTPVVEAAAPGEIAPEITKPATPAPSPKTETAKPKAQTQPAVNKAVTTKPSPIKGEEKATEQAKKPEPVKTEPAKPVNTPAKAEAEKTEQKAPEQPKIDQRAIFGAGGNSGQGKTPASGGAQGSSKEKGDEGDPKGTVDGRAIMGVGSGKGESSGAGYSLDLAGWDFAAKPNINDRVSTRNGRIVFKITIDDGGRVVQAVPLEYNVSNEVLAYYRQVVNQIAFKKQGGAAAEFSTGKITFIIKVD, encoded by the coding sequence ATGCAAACCTGGAATGCAGATAAAATAGAACGTGATAGCAAAAAGAAGTCCTGGATAATAACCATTGTCCTGAACCTCTTGCTATTACTTGCTTTCTATTTTATCGTGGTTTGGAAACAACCCGTTCCTCCTTTGCCAACTTTTGGGCTGGAATTAAACTTGGGCTTTACAGAAACAGGTTCTGGGGAAAGAAACAGCCCCAATGCCCCCTCTGAAACGCCCACTCCAGTAGTGGAAGCGGCAGCACCTGGGGAAATAGCTCCAGAGATCACCAAACCCGCTACGCCAGCCCCAAGCCCCAAGACAGAGACAGCAAAGCCAAAAGCTCAAACCCAGCCCGCTGTCAATAAAGCTGTGACTACCAAGCCTTCGCCTATTAAGGGCGAAGAAAAAGCCACAGAGCAGGCCAAGAAGCCTGAGCCTGTGAAAACTGAGCCGGCTAAACCGGTTAACACACCGGCAAAGGCAGAAGCCGAAAAAACCGAACAAAAAGCTCCTGAGCAGCCTAAAATTGATCAAAGAGCGATCTTTGGTGCGGGAGGCAATTCAGGTCAAGGGAAAACTCCAGCTTCGGGAGGCGCACAAGGATCCTCCAAAGAAAAAGGAGATGAAGGAGATCCTAAGGGTACGGTAGATGGACGTGCCATTATGGGGGTGGGCTCTGGCAAAGGAGAAAGTTCAGGTGCTGGATACAGTTTGGATTTAGCAGGCTGGGATTTTGCGGCCAAACCAAATATCAATGACCGGGTTTCCACTAGGAATGGTCGAATAGTTTTTAAAATCACCATTGACGATGGAGGAAGAGTAGTGCAGGCGGTACCGTTGGAGTATAATGTGTCCAATGAAGTATTGGCCTATTACCGTCAAGTAGTCAATCAGATTGCTTTCAAAAAACAAGGTGGAGCGGCAGCAGAATTTTCCACTGGTAAAATCACTTTTATTATTAAGGTGGATTAA
- a CDS encoding tetratricopeptide repeat protein has protein sequence MSFEKGIDLYKTGKFQEALAIFDELIKNNPGQAPLHLNRGRILSRMGKTEMALAEFDLILALEPYNTDYISDRAVVLHLLKRNEEALAELDRAANLDPKNPYRYSSRAFLKDRIGDLKGAIEDYEKAIALDPEDAVSHNNKGLVEEKLGYKQASKKSFEKADDLVGYKPSSQPAESADGKAPKTPEVNENANLEVETEQKEMTLNHFFSTLKSVFTDAKTRKEFALYLKSLVAGKNSGKAG, from the coding sequence ATGAGCTTCGAAAAAGGTATAGACTTATATAAAACAGGTAAATTTCAAGAGGCGTTGGCCATTTTTGATGAGTTGATCAAAAACAACCCAGGTCAGGCTCCTTTGCACCTAAACCGTGGAAGGATACTTTCCCGAATGGGGAAAACAGAAATGGCACTGGCGGAATTTGACCTGATCCTCGCCTTGGAGCCCTATAACACGGATTACATATCTGACAGGGCAGTAGTGCTTCACCTGCTTAAAAGAAATGAAGAGGCGCTGGCAGAACTGGATAGAGCTGCCAACCTTGACCCAAAAAATCCTTACAGATACAGCAGCCGGGCATTTCTGAAGGATAGAATTGGTGACCTGAAAGGGGCTATTGAGGACTACGAAAAAGCCATAGCTCTAGATCCTGAAGATGCGGTCTCACATAACAATAAGGGATTGGTAGAAGAAAAACTCGGATACAAGCAAGCCTCAAAGAAAAGCTTTGAAAAAGCTGATGATCTGGTAGGGTACAAACCCAGCAGCCAGCCCGCTGAATCAGCCGATGGAAAAGCTCCCAAGACTCCTGAGGTAAATGAAAACGCCAACCTGGAAGTTGAGACAGAACAAAAGGAGATGACTTTAAATCACTTTTTTTCCACCTTAAAGTCTGTTTTCACAGACGCCAAGACGCGAAAGGAATTTGCTTTATACCTGAAAAGCTTGGTTGCTGGAAAAAACTCAGGCAAAGCAGGTTAA
- the holA gene encoding DNA polymerase III subunit delta produces MPQTPQTVLKDLKAKKFAPIYFLDGEEPFFIDQITDYIEKNAIPEHERGFNQVVLYGKDANVGLILNNARKFPMMAERQVVIVKEAQSLADLSKDESQQLLISYLENPLPSTILVFAHKYKKLDGRMALGKVLDKKAVYVRSDKVKDFKLIEWVEGYIKDTGHTIDRQSAQLLADSIGNNLEVLTNEIGKMLINFQEPTKITSVHISKYVGIHKDYNNFEFMKAIGFKDVMKANKIINYFIQNPKAHPVIPMFSLMYNYFTKIALIHQAQRNNSSEGQLASILKLPPFVVKEYVAASRNYKLGKVIEVFGYIKEADLRFKGVDSGSLSEAENLRELVYKIMH; encoded by the coding sequence ATGCCCCAAACGCCACAAACTGTACTTAAGGATCTGAAAGCGAAAAAGTTTGCGCCCATTTACTTCTTAGATGGAGAGGAACCTTTCTTCATTGACCAGATTACGGATTATATAGAGAAGAATGCCATCCCTGAGCATGAGCGGGGATTCAATCAAGTGGTGCTATATGGAAAAGATGCCAATGTGGGTCTGATCCTGAACAATGCCCGCAAATTCCCCATGATGGCGGAGCGGCAGGTGGTGATCGTGAAGGAGGCCCAAAGCCTGGCAGACCTCAGCAAAGATGAATCTCAGCAGCTTCTGATTAGCTATCTGGAAAATCCACTGCCTAGTACCATTTTGGTTTTTGCGCATAAATACAAAAAGCTGGACGGCAGGATGGCTCTGGGAAAGGTGCTGGATAAAAAAGCCGTCTATGTAAGATCTGATAAGGTCAAAGATTTTAAACTGATTGAGTGGGTAGAAGGCTATATTAAGGATACCGGGCATACTATTGATAGGCAGTCAGCCCAGCTTCTAGCTGATTCTATAGGAAATAACCTGGAAGTACTGACCAATGAGATCGGTAAAATGCTGATCAATTTTCAGGAACCTACAAAAATCACCAGTGTGCATATTTCGAAATATGTGGGGATTCACAAGGATTACAATAATTTCGAATTCATGAAAGCCATAGGTTTCAAAGACGTGATGAAGGCGAATAAAATCATAAATTATTTCATCCAGAATCCCAAAGCCCATCCGGTGATTCCCATGTTTTCCTTGATGTATAATTATTTCACCAAAATAGCCTTGATCCATCAGGCACAACGAAATAATAGTTCGGAAGGGCAGTTGGCAAGTATTCTGAAGCTTCCTCCTTTTGTGGTAAAAGAATATGTGGCGGCATCTAGAAACTACAAATTGGGCAAGGTAATTGAGGTGTTTGGATACATCAAAGAGGCTGATCTTCGTTTTAAAGGAGTTGACTCCGGAAGTTTAAGCGAAGCAGAAAACCTCCGCGAGCTTGTTTACAAGATTATGCACTGA
- a CDS encoding 2-hydroxyacid dehydrogenase has translation MSLAIISPGKNPDVWIEEFKSLAPDLSIEVYPEITEPEQVEYAFLWQHPEGILSDFPNLKMISSMGAGVDHILRDKTIPESIPIVRIVDEKLTWSMTNYVVMAVLNFHRQTPRYQINQTRKVWDMSAPELDVTIGVMGVGALGKDVLEKLDFMGFPVAGFGFSEKKDFPFPYYSKDQLGDFLKKVNVLVCLLPLTPETENILNKDLFAQCNPNTYLINVARGKHLVDDDLLEAIENGQISGAALDVYREEPLPERHPFWENWKIAMTPHIASVTNPQAAAPQVIENINRLESNRELKNVVNRSRGY, from the coding sequence ATGAGTTTAGCTATCATTTCCCCTGGTAAAAATCCAGACGTTTGGATTGAAGAATTCAAATCTTTGGCTCCAGATTTATCAATCGAAGTTTATCCGGAAATCACCGAGCCAGAGCAGGTGGAGTACGCATTTCTATGGCAGCACCCGGAAGGAATACTTTCAGACTTTCCCAACCTGAAAATGATCAGTAGCATGGGGGCAGGCGTAGATCATATTTTGCGTGATAAGACCATCCCCGAGTCTATTCCTATTGTGAGAATAGTAGATGAAAAGCTGACCTGGTCCATGACTAATTATGTGGTGATGGCTGTTCTGAACTTCCATAGGCAAACTCCTAGATATCAGATCAACCAGACCAGGAAGGTTTGGGATATGAGTGCCCCAGAACTGGATGTGACCATAGGTGTGATGGGAGTGGGGGCGCTAGGAAAAGATGTGTTGGAGAAATTGGACTTTATGGGTTTTCCAGTGGCCGGTTTTGGTTTTTCTGAGAAAAAAGATTTTCCCTTCCCTTATTATTCCAAAGACCAACTTGGAGACTTTCTGAAGAAAGTAAATGTATTGGTTTGTTTGCTCCCGCTCACTCCAGAAACGGAGAATATTCTAAACAAGGATCTTTTTGCCCAGTGCAATCCGAATACTTACCTTATCAATGTGGCCAGAGGAAAGCATCTGGTAGATGATGACCTGTTAGAAGCTATAGAAAACGGCCAAATATCCGGTGCCGCTCTGGATGTGTATCGAGAGGAACCTCTGCCTGAGCGCCATCCTTTCTGGGAAAACTGGAAGATTGCTATGACTCCTCATATAGCCAGTGTCACCAATCCTCAGGCAGCAGCACCTCAGGTGATTGAAAATATAAATCGCCTGGAATCCAACAGAGAGCTGAAGAATGTCGTTAATCGTTCCAGAGGTTATTGA
- a CDS encoding ExbD/TolR family protein has protein sequence MGLQAKNTVNPSFSMSSMTDIIFLLLIFFMLTSSFITPSGLPVNLPSSETSDIVMQEVTVTVTKDFKYSVNDRIVPRDQIKSELTSLLKDKKGQVVLHIDKEVPVEYLVEIGGIAAGLEANVSIATKPF, from the coding sequence ATGGGACTTCAGGCAAAAAACACAGTAAATCCTTCTTTTAGCATGTCTTCCATGACAGATATAATCTTTCTGTTGTTGATATTCTTCATGCTGACATCCTCTTTCATTACTCCATCGGGCTTGCCGGTTAACCTGCCGTCTAGCGAGACTTCGGATATTGTAATGCAGGAGGTGACTGTCACAGTGACCAAGGATTTCAAGTATTCGGTGAATGACCGCATTGTACCTAGGGATCAGATCAAATCAGAATTGACTTCTCTGCTGAAGGATAAAAAAGGTCAGGTTGTTTTGCACATTGATAAGGAAGTTCCCGTTGAATACCTAGTAGAGATAGGTGGCATTGCAGCCGGTTTGGAAGCAAATGTTTCCATCGCGACAAAACCATTTTAA
- a CDS encoding tetratricopeptide repeat protein: MKYHLVLLASLGLSFEAFSQSSLYQTSPQQTLDHNLGLFDKQLFTASIYDNTRLLDQRLSNTQSKSAELNRAMAALQIESPDGPGLMKSYIYDHGNDPSVTTAGLYLGDHFFYKRNFSEAIEAYALVKTDQLAEPSRADVFFKQGYSYFQMNDYASAAPYFDQGKALNQPASFDSYYYSGFIAMENGNTAKAIADLQTASQSPYYANKVPYLLAALYYRQGSYDQLISYAEPKLTNGQNLEKKELIYLYLAEAYYAKKNFAKAAENYDAFINSRKGELGREEIYKAGISQFEIKNYQRATDYLKVSASATDEIGQASSYYLGHAYLNLENYQFASTSFQSASKSDFNQEIKEEAIFNYAKVNLQKGSFQSAISALDEYIENYPNGKYKADAESLLSEALVNTSDYLRAIEQMDRITTKSPRIQEAYQKVSFYQAMVYYRDQKWNPAIAYLDKSLKFPVDNNLVLDAHFYKGEVNSAANKLPEAIAAYQTVLRQRPSGNNGTVNSTYYGLGYAYFNTQQYANAEEQFRRFTENRQIIANKQQYDDALLRLGDCYYVQKQFAQAASIFQRAINEGNAGVDYAFYRLAVVQNFQTRNQEALGQLDALISRYPNSLYIEDALYQRGQIYMEETSYQAASISYSDLINSKPNSPFVPYALEGRAVANFSLQNYEQTISDYKTILDQYPNAQNAETALKGLQETLSLQGRSAEFSDYLARYKGSNPSSGSVQSLEFEAAKGMYFDKNFAQATRGFENYLKSYPQSAQRADALYFLGDSYLQLGDEEQALAQFKALEREPASPQRIRAMQKIGAIELARENYAQAIPYLETSVENARSKPEEAEAVKGLMLANFETRNYQQAISYAERMSGLDGVIPESSPMALLIKAKSQKELNQVAQAELTLTALVADYKTVQGAEGLYVLADITQERGDVTASNELIFDQSGAFINYDYWYGRIFLLLADNYVKAGEEFQAKATLESIVENSTNAEIKQMAESKLQTLK, from the coding sequence ATGAAATATCACCTGGTGCTCCTGGCGAGCCTTGGGCTAAGTTTTGAAGCCTTTTCCCAGTCCAGCCTCTATCAGACTAGTCCGCAACAAACACTAGATCACAATCTGGGACTTTTTGATAAGCAGCTTTTCACGGCCAGCATCTATGATAATACCAGACTGCTGGATCAAAGACTGAGCAATACGCAAAGTAAATCAGCCGAACTTAACCGTGCGATGGCTGCTTTGCAAATAGAAAGTCCAGATGGTCCGGGACTGATGAAAAGCTACATTTATGATCATGGAAACGACCCTTCAGTCACTACTGCAGGACTTTACCTAGGGGACCATTTTTTCTATAAAAGAAACTTCAGTGAGGCTATAGAAGCGTACGCTTTGGTCAAGACCGATCAGCTAGCTGAGCCCAGCCGGGCAGACGTTTTCTTTAAGCAGGGGTATTCCTATTTTCAGATGAATGATTACGCCAGTGCTGCTCCTTATTTCGATCAGGGCAAAGCACTGAATCAGCCCGCAAGTTTTGACTCTTATTACTACAGCGGGTTTATAGCTATGGAAAACGGCAACACGGCCAAAGCCATTGCCGATCTGCAAACTGCCTCCCAATCGCCTTATTATGCAAACAAGGTCCCTTACCTTTTGGCTGCCTTATATTACAGACAGGGAAGTTACGATCAGCTGATCAGCTATGCGGAGCCCAAACTTACCAATGGACAAAACCTAGAGAAAAAAGAGCTGATTTATCTGTATTTGGCAGAAGCTTACTATGCCAAAAAGAACTTTGCGAAAGCTGCTGAAAATTATGACGCTTTCATCAACTCCAGAAAAGGTGAACTAGGTAGAGAGGAGATTTATAAAGCAGGGATCTCCCAATTTGAAATCAAAAACTACCAGAGAGCTACGGATTACCTGAAAGTTTCTGCCTCCGCCACTGACGAGATAGGGCAGGCTTCCAGCTATTACCTGGGGCATGCATACCTGAATCTGGAAAATTATCAATTTGCCTCTACCAGCTTTCAGTCGGCCTCCAAATCTGATTTCAATCAGGAAATTAAAGAAGAAGCGATTTTCAACTATGCTAAAGTGAATTTGCAAAAGGGAAGTTTCCAGTCTGCGATATCGGCTTTGGATGAGTACATAGAAAACTATCCAAACGGAAAATATAAAGCAGACGCGGAGTCTTTACTTTCTGAAGCGCTGGTCAACACCAGTGATTACCTAAGGGCCATTGAACAAATGGACAGAATTACCACTAAATCTCCTAGAATTCAGGAAGCATACCAGAAGGTTTCATTTTATCAAGCCATGGTTTATTACCGGGATCAAAAATGGAATCCGGCAATTGCATATTTGGATAAATCATTGAAATTCCCTGTAGATAATAACCTGGTTTTGGATGCTCATTTTTATAAAGGCGAGGTTAATTCTGCTGCAAATAAGCTTCCTGAGGCTATAGCAGCTTATCAGACGGTTTTGAGGCAAAGACCATCCGGAAACAATGGCACTGTGAACAGTACCTATTATGGATTAGGTTATGCCTACTTTAATACCCAGCAATACGCCAATGCCGAAGAGCAGTTCAGACGCTTCACCGAAAACAGACAGATCATAGCCAATAAGCAGCAATATGACGATGCGTTGTTAAGATTGGGGGATTGCTATTACGTGCAAAAGCAATTTGCGCAGGCAGCATCCATATTCCAGCGGGCCATTAATGAAGGCAACGCTGGGGTGGATTATGCATTTTACCGATTGGCGGTGGTTCAGAATTTCCAAACTAGAAATCAGGAGGCTTTAGGACAATTGGACGCTTTGATATCCAGGTATCCGAATAGCCTTTATATAGAAGATGCGCTTTACCAAAGAGGCCAGATCTATATGGAAGAGACCAGTTATCAGGCTGCTTCCATCAGTTATTCAGATCTGATCAATAGCAAGCCCAACAGTCCATTTGTCCCTTACGCTCTGGAAGGCCGGGCTGTAGCCAATTTTTCCCTGCAAAATTACGAGCAGACCATCTCTGATTATAAAACCATTCTAGACCAATATCCCAATGCTCAAAATGCAGAAACTGCCCTGAAGGGACTTCAGGAGACGCTTTCTCTGCAAGGAAGGTCAGCTGAGTTTAGCGATTACCTGGCCAGGTATAAAGGGTCTAATCCGAGTAGTGGAAGTGTTCAATCTTTGGAGTTTGAGGCTGCCAAAGGGATGTATTTTGATAAGAATTTTGCTCAGGCGACCCGTGGTTTTGAAAATTACCTGAAGAGTTATCCTCAATCCGCCCAGCGAGCAGATGCCTTGTATTTTCTAGGAGATAGTTACTTGCAGTTGGGGGATGAAGAACAGGCGCTGGCTCAATTTAAAGCGCTGGAGAGAGAACCTGCATCTCCACAGAGAATTCGGGCCATGCAGAAAATAGGTGCTATAGAACTGGCAAGAGAGAATTATGCACAGGCGATTCCTTATTTGGAAACATCGGTAGAAAATGCACGCAGTAAACCCGAAGAAGCAGAAGCTGTCAAAGGACTGATGCTGGCTAATTTCGAAACCAGGAATTACCAGCAAGCTATTTCTTATGCGGAACGCATGTCTGGACTGGATGGGGTGATACCCGAATCCTCTCCAATGGCGCTTTTGATCAAAGCCAAATCCCAAAAAGAACTGAATCAGGTAGCTCAGGCAGAACTGACATTGACTGCTTTGGTGGCCGATTATAAAACTGTGCAAGGTGCCGAAGGGCTTTATGTTTTGGCGGATATCACCCAAGAAAGAGGAGATGTCACTGCTTCTAATGAATTGATTTTTGACCAATCCGGAGCCTTTATCAATTATGACTATTGGTATGGGAGAATATTCCTATTGCTCGCAGATAATTATGTGAAAGCAGGAGAGGAGTTTCAGGCTAAAGCTACCCTGGAATCCATCGTGGAGAATTCTACCAATGCTGAAATCAAACAAATGGCTGAATCTAAACTCCAAACCCTTAAGTAA